CCCCACCCCCGGACTCGGTCCGGTCGACCTCGTCTATCGCCGCCCGCAGCCCGTACCAGTAGCGCGACCGCCCCCGGACCGCGGCCGACAGGCGGACTCGGACGGGGTACCCGCCCCGCGCGCCGAGGAACGCGGCGGCGACGGGGTCGTCCGTCCACGTCCCGTCGTCGACGGCCGCCTCGGCCGCCTCCCGCGAGCAGTTGCGGTCGCGGGTGACGACGTCGACCACGGCTTCCCGGACCCGGTTGCGGAGGTCCCGGCGGTCCCGGTACCCGCCCGGGTCCGTGCCGGCGACCCGAGCGATCCGCTCGTCGAGGGCCGCGCCGGGCACCGCGGCCGGCGCGCGGCGCTCCGGCTCTCCGGGGTCGGCCGGGAGCCGCCGCCGGTCTCGGCGCGCGTTCGCGTATCGGACCCCCTGAACCACGCCGAGCACGCCGATCAGCGTGACGACGGTCGACGTCGGGGAGACCGCCGCCGCCACGCCGCGGTCGAGCGCCGCGAGGAACCCGACGGCGACCGCCGCCACCCCCGCGACGACCAGAGGGCGCACTACCGGTCACCTCCGCCGGCTCCGACGCGCCCCGTCCCGGCGGGTCCGCGGTTCACGAGTCCTCCCCGTGTCGCTCCTCGATCCGGCGCAGCGCGTCGACGGCGCGGCGCTCGCGGTCGTCGGTCGCGTCCTCGCCGCCGTACCGCACGCGCTCGAACACCTCAGTCAACGCGGTCACAGACTCCTCGTCGACCCCGGCGTCGACCGCCGCGGTCGCGAACTCGGCGGGCGTCGAGGAGGCGGGGCGGTCGACGTCGAGGACGTCCGTCATGTCGCGCCACGCGCGGTACACCTCGTTGTCGGCGTCCGACGACTCGATCCGGTCCGCGGCCTCGCCGGCCGCCCGACCGATCGCGTCCAGCTCCGGGGGGTCGTCGTCCGCCGGATCGGGGCCGCCGGTCTCGCCGTCGTCGGCCTCGTCGTCGCCGCCGGCGAGGAGGAGGACGGCGACGCTCGCGACGACCGCGGCGACGACGACGACCGCGAACAGGGCCTCCGGCGTCGACGCCGCCCCCTCGCCCCCGCCGAACCCGCCGCCGCCGCGGGCGCCCTCCGGGAACAGGCCCGTTTCGTTGCCGCCGAGGCCGAGCGACACCGAGAGGCTCCGGCCGGCCGACCCGCACGCCGACAGCACCCAGAAGAGGACGGCGACCGGGGCGCCGATCACTCCGGCGACGGCGACGCCCGCGAACGGCGACGCGGTGTCCCGGTAGGCCACCCCGGCGAGCAGCGCCATCCCGAGGAGGAGCGCGGCCACGGCGGGGGGCTCCCTCAGGGACGGGAAACAGATCCCACCGGTGGAGGGTCCGCTCGCCGCCCCCGACGAGGTGAGGACGCTCGGATCGCCGTCCGACTCCCCGACGCTCGGCGCGTCGCCGCCGCCCCCGCCGAACCCGCCGCTGCCGGTTTCGACGGCGGTGTCCAGCGTCGCGGCCGCGACGCCGAGCGCGACGAGGGCGAGGAGGGCGACGACGACGGCGGCGAGGGCGTCCCGCTTCACGTCCGCGAATACGGCGGCCGCCGTGAATAGCTTTCGGCGGCAGAGACGCAGGGGGATCGCCGGACTGCGGCTCCCGACTACCCGTCCTCGCTCCCGTCGACGAGGTCGTCGAGGGGCGTAGTCGGGAACAGCGCGTCGACGTCGGGGTCCGGGTCGACGAGGCGGTAGGCGGTCCCGTCGCGCTCGACGACGCCGGCGGCCGCGAGGTGATCGAGGTGCGAGAACGCCTCGCCGGGCCCGTGGAGGACGTGGATCCCCTCCAACGAGCCGAACAGCGCGGCCGACACCTCCCACGCGGTCGCCGGTCCCGACTCGTCGAGGACGCCGATCACCCGGCGGGTCCGGTGGCGGTGGTGGTCGAGGATCGTCGCGGCGCGGCGGCTCGGCTCGTCGATCCGCCACCGGTGGCCGGGGTGGGCGGCGTCGAACTCGCGGGCGACGATCCGCGCGAGGCTCTCGGCGTAGGCGGCGAGCGCGCCCTCGACGCGCACGTCCGCACCGCCGACGTTGGGGGTGTACTTCGGGAGCAGCGCGTCGCCGGTGAACGCCTCCTCCGTCGCGTCCGCGCCGGCGACCGGCTCGTGGTCCGGCACCGTCCGCGGGTCGAACGCGAACCCGGAGAGGCCCGCGGTGTGGCCGGGGAGGTGGAGCGCCTCCAGTTCGACGCCGCCGGCCTCAATCGCGTCGCCGTTGGTGAAGGTGGTCACGTCCGCCGGCTCCCCGGTGAGGTCCGCGCTGACCGCCGCGAAGAAGTCGGTGAGCCGCTCGCGGTCGGTCTCCGGCATCCCCCACCGCTCGAACGTCTCGCGCTGGAGGTCGCGGTCGACGAACAGGGGCGTCTCGGTCCCGTCGACGAGGCCGGCGTCCGCCTCGTGGACGTACACGTCGGCGCCCCCCTCGGCCTGAACCTCGCCCGCCAGCCCCGCGTGGTCCGGGTGCCAGTGGGTGAGGACGACGGCGTCGACGTCGGCAAACGAGTGCCCGTACCCGGCGAGGCCGTCGACCAACTCCTCGCGGACGTCCGGGAGCGCGACGCCGGTGTCGACGAGCGCGGTCGTCTCGCCGTCGAGCAGGTACACGTCGTTTTCGCCCTCGAAGACGGTGTTACCGAGCTGGATCCGTTTCACACGGACCCCTCGCCCGCCGGCCATTTCACGGTTTCCACCGCGGCGACCCCGACCGTCAGGAGGGCTTTTACTCGCGGGCCCCTCAGCGTCGGTATGGAGTATCAACCGGGCGTGTGTAACATCGGACCGACCCAACAGCGACGGCGGCTCCTCCTCGGCGTCGGCTCGCTCGCGCTCACGGCGGTCTACGTCGCGGCGGTCGTCGCGCTCGCGTGGCCGCACTGGGCGCTCCTTGTCTCGGTGTTCCCGCTGTACGGCGCCGCGATGGGCGCGTTACAGTACCGCGAGCGCTTCTGTATCGGCTTCGCCGGCATGGGCGTCTTCGACGTGGGCGGGGGGACGAACGAGATTCAAAACGAGCAGGCGCTCGCCGCCGACCGCAAGAAGGCGGTCCGGCTCAACGCGAAGGCGATGGCGATCGGCGCGGCCGGGACGGTGGTCGTCTTCGGTGCGGTGACCGTTCTCTTATAAATAGCGCCGAGTGGATCGGCGGCAGACACCGCTACAGATCCAGCTGCTCGTTTATAAATAGTCGACTGCGGATCGACGACGAACACCGCCAAAGCCCCAGCCGCTCGCTTATAACTGGTTGACCGAAATTCGGCGGCGAATACCTCCAAAGCCCCAGCCGTGAGGTGGGCACACGCTCGTTGCGCTCCTCGTCACTCGCTTCGCTCGTTCCTGCGGTGCTTACATCGCCTGTGCCCACCTCACGGCTGCCCCTTTGAGTCCCACCCGACCGCACAGCAACCGCACCTCACGCCTCCCCAGCCTCGCCGCTCACGCCCTGCGGGCGTTCGCGGCGTCCCTCGCGCGTGCGACTCGCGCCCTCCGGGCGCTCATCGGCACGCGCCACCGCACAGCACCGCGATCCGTTTGGGATCTCGATCCTCGGATACACACAAACGTGCGTATAGAAAAGCATTAGAACCGGCTCGGTAACCACGTAAGTGAATGAGTCTGTCCGATGCGGACCACGAGCTCGTGACCGCGGAGCTCGGTCGGGAGCCGACGGCGGCCGAGGCCGCGTTATTCGAGAACCTCTGGAGCGAGCACTGCGCGTACCGCTCCTCGCGACCCCTGCTGTCGGCGTTCGACAGCGAGGGCGATCAGGTCGTGGTCGGTCCCGGCGACGACGCCGCGGTCCTCGCGCTGCCGGACCCCGAGGTCGCGGACGTGCCCGCGGCCGAGCGCGACGCCGACGACTACGGCGACACCTACGTCACGTTCGGCGTCGAGAGCCACAACCACCCCTCCTTCGTCGACCCGTTCGACGGCGCGGCCACGGGCGTCGGCGGCATCGTCCGCGACACGATGAGCATGGGCGCGTACCCGATCGGCCTCCTCGACTCGCTGTACTTCGGCGGCTTCGACCGCGAGCGCTCCCGCTACCTCTTCGAGGGCGTCGTCGAGGGCATCTCCCACTACGGCAACTGCATCGGGGTCCCCACGGTCGGCGGCAGCGTCGCCTTCCACGGCGGCTACGAGGGGAACCCCCTCGTCAACGTCGCCTGCGTCGGCGTCACGAACGAGGACCGCCTCGTCACGGCCACCGCGCAGGAGCCGGGCAACAAGCTGGTCCTCGTCGGCAACGGCACCGGCCGCGACGGGCTGGGCGGCGCCTCCTTCGCCTCGGAGGACCTCGCGGAGGACGCCGAGACGGAGGACCGCCCCGCGGTTCAGGTGGGCGACCCCTACGCCGAGAAGCGGCTGATCGAGTGTAACGAGGCCTTGGTCGACGAGGACCTCGTGCTGTCCGCCCGCGACCTCGGCGCGGCCGGCCTCGGCGGCGCCTCCTCCGAACTCGTCGCGAAGGGCGGGCTGGGCGCGCGGATCGACCTCGACGCCGTCCACCAGCGCGAGCCGAACATGAACGCCACCGAGATCCTGCTCGCGGAGAGCCAAGAGCGGATGTGTTACGAGGTGGCGCCCGGCGACGTCGACCGCGTCGCGGCGCTCGCGGAGCGGTTCGACCTCGGCTGTTCGGTGATCGGCGAGGTGACCGACGGCAACTACGTCTGCGAGTTCGCAGGCGACGCGGTGCGAGACGACGACGGCGGGGAGGACGACGCGGACTCCGAGGTCGTCGTCGACGCCGACGCCGAGTTCCTCGCTGACGGCGCACCGATGAACGACCTCGCGAGCGAGCCGCCGAGCCCGCCCGAGCGCGACCTCCCCGACGACGAACCGTCCCTCGACGAGGCCGTCGACGCCGTCCTCGCGGCCCCCTCGACGGCGAGCAAGCGCTGGGTGTACCGGCAGTACGACCACGAGGTGGGGACGCGGACGGCCGTGAAGCCCGGCGACGACGCCGCGCTGCTCGCCATCCGCGAGACGGAGGGCGAGAGCGCCTCTGCCGACGGCGTCGGTCTCGCGCTCGCCTCCGGCGCGAACCCGAAGTGGACCGCGGTCGCGCCGTACGACGGCGCCCGCGCGGTCGCGCTGGAGAACGCGACGAACCTCGCCGCGACCGGCGCGGTCCCGCTCGCCGCCGTCGACTGCCTCAACGGCGGCAACCCGGAGAACCCGGACGTGTACGGCGCGTTCGAGGGGATCGTCGACGGCCTCGCGGACGCCTGCTCGGCGCTCGACGCGCCCGTCGTCGGCGGCAACGTCTCGCTGTACAACGACAGCGTCGAGGGACCGATTCCCCCGACGCCGACGCTCGCGGTGCTGGGCACGACGCGCGGGTACGACGCCCCGCCCGCCGCGCTCGACGCAGACCGCGCCGACGACTCCGAACTACTGCTCGTCGGCGCCGGCGGCGACGCGCTCGGCGGCTCGGAGTACCTCGCGCACGCCGGCGGGAGCGACCGGTTCCCGACGCTGCCCGACGACTCCGGCGCCGCCGACGACCTCGCCGGCCTCGTCGCGTCGCTCTCGGCGGCCGCGCGCCACGAGTCCACGCTGGCGGCTCACGACGTGAGCGAGGGCGGACTCGCGGTCGCGCTCGCGGAGCTAGTGACCGACGACGCCGGCGTCGACGCCACCCTCCCCGACCGCGTCGCGGCCTTCGACGAGACGCCCGGTCGGCTGCTCGTCCAGACGACCGACCCCGAGGCGCTCGCCGCCGCGACCGGCGACCTCCCCGTCTTCCGGCTGGGCGACGTGACGACCGATGGGACGCTCTCGCTCGCGGTCGGGGACGAGTCGGTCGCGCTCTCGGCCGACGCGGTCCGCGACCGCCGCGACGTGATCGACCGCGAACTGGCCTGAGCCGCCGCGACGCCCGGACCTGCGCCCCTTTGCGACCACCGATTTCGACGCCGCGAGAGCGAGCGATACGCTTTTAGGTACTCCTAAAGTATGTGGCGGCAACCGCGGGACGCCGGTCGCCCGGCGCCCGCCACTCATCGATGGCATCTACTGAACCAGTCGGGACGACGCGCTCGGTCGAGTCGGAGGACGCGACGACCGAGAAGTCGGACGGCGCGGCCGCCGGCGGTCGGACGGACACCGCTTCCGACGACGCGGCCCCCGCCGCCGCGGACCCCGTCCTGTCGCTGTCGGGGATCACGAAGGCGTTCGGTCCCGAGACCGCCGTCGAAGACGTCTCGCTCGACGTGCGCTCCGGCGAACTGCTGACGTTCCTCGGCCCCTCCGGCTGCGGCAAGACGACGACGCTCCGCACGATCGCGGGGCTGGAGGAGCCGACCGAGGGCCGGATATCGATCGACGGCGAGACCGTCGCCGGCGACGAGGCGTTCGTTCCGCCGGAGCAGCGCGACGTGGGCATCGTCTTCCAGAACTTCGCGCTCTTCCCGCATCTCACCGTCCGCGAGAACATCGCGTTCGGGCTGACCGACGCCGACGCCGCCGAGAGCGAGGCGCGCG
The sequence above is a segment of the Halorubrum sp. 2020YC2 genome. Coding sequences within it:
- a CDS encoding DUF4129 domain-containing protein translates to MKRDALAAVVVALLALVALGVAAATLDTAVETGSGGFGGGGGDAPSVGESDGDPSVLTSSGAASGPSTGGICFPSLREPPAVAALLLGMALLAGVAYRDTASPFAGVAVAGVIGAPVAVLFWVLSACGSAGRSLSVSLGLGGNETGLFPEGARGGGGFGGGEGAASTPEALFAVVVVAAVVASVAVLLLAGGDDEADDGETGGPDPADDDPPELDAIGRAAGEAADRIESSDADNEVYRAWRDMTDVLDVDRPASSTPAEFATAAVDAGVDEESVTALTEVFERVRYGGEDATDDRERRAVDALRRIEERHGEDS
- a CDS encoding MBL fold metallo-hydrolase produces the protein MKRIQLGNTVFEGENDVYLLDGETTALVDTGVALPDVREELVDGLAGYGHSFADVDAVVLTHWHPDHAGLAGEVQAEGGADVYVHEADAGLVDGTETPLFVDRDLQRETFERWGMPETDRERLTDFFAAVSADLTGEPADVTTFTNGDAIEAGGVELEALHLPGHTAGLSGFAFDPRTVPDHEPVAGADATEEAFTGDALLPKYTPNVGGADVRVEGALAAYAESLARIVAREFDAAHPGHRWRIDEPSRRAATILDHHRHRTRRVIGVLDESGPATAWEVSAALFGSLEGIHVLHGPGEAFSHLDHLAAAGVVERDGTAYRLVDPDPDVDALFPTTPLDDLVDGSEDG
- the purL gene encoding phosphoribosylformylglycinamidine synthase subunit PurL; this encodes MSLSDADHELVTAELGREPTAAEAALFENLWSEHCAYRSSRPLLSAFDSEGDQVVVGPGDDAAVLALPDPEVADVPAAERDADDYGDTYVTFGVESHNHPSFVDPFDGAATGVGGIVRDTMSMGAYPIGLLDSLYFGGFDRERSRYLFEGVVEGISHYGNCIGVPTVGGSVAFHGGYEGNPLVNVACVGVTNEDRLVTATAQEPGNKLVLVGNGTGRDGLGGASFASEDLAEDAETEDRPAVQVGDPYAEKRLIECNEALVDEDLVLSARDLGAAGLGGASSELVAKGGLGARIDLDAVHQREPNMNATEILLAESQERMCYEVAPGDVDRVAALAERFDLGCSVIGEVTDGNYVCEFAGDAVRDDDGGEDDADSEVVVDADAEFLADGAPMNDLASEPPSPPERDLPDDEPSLDEAVDAVLAAPSTASKRWVYRQYDHEVGTRTAVKPGDDAALLAIRETEGESASADGVGLALASGANPKWTAVAPYDGARAVALENATNLAATGAVPLAAVDCLNGGNPENPDVYGAFEGIVDGLADACSALDAPVVGGNVSLYNDSVEGPIPPTPTLAVLGTTRGYDAPPAALDADRADDSELLLVGAGGDALGGSEYLAHAGGSDRFPTLPDDSGAADDLAGLVASLSAAARHESTLAAHDVSEGGLAVALAELVTDDAGVDATLPDRVAAFDETPGRLLVQTTDPEALAAATGDLPVFRLGDVTTDGTLSLAVGDESVALSADAVRDRRDVIDRELA